aTTAGTCGCTAGGCCTCGGCGATAGCCAACAATTAGCCAAATGCAACTACCGGCAAGGGTCGTGCGTGTTGAAGGCCAACAAGGCTCAAACTCTCCAGTCATAGCTTGTCATTGGTTGCCAGCCATCATCAAAGCCCAAtgaccaacaaaagaaagaaaggaaaaaggaaaaagaatataaatatggaagtttaggttaatattgttcccaaataaaagaaaatcaataacttcaaaaaaaatatgaatgtTAATAGCTATTATGCTTTGAACTTCtaattattttaggattttataatcaGTTAGCACAAAATTGTGAAAAGAATACCAGAATAAAGTTCTATCCTAATGATACTGAAAGCATCCAGATAAAGAATCCAATCGAAGGGAAGAAAGTGGATTTACCAtgggaaaatcaattcaagAATCCAATTGAAAACCACCCACTAAAAGGCATTTAGAAAGCTAGATTTATGTATAATGCATTACAAATACATTGTTGTTAACTTATTATTGTCTAGGTTGATATTAGATCCAATGCActttaatttaaaactcaagaAACTTTGTCACTAATGATTATGATTAACACGACGTAATTTTCTCATCTATTTTCAGCTTGATAGTAGTTTGCTAAATTAATACATCTGGACTTCATTTGTAGAAGAATAGAGCCCTGATCACTTGACACGCGGTATGGTAGAATTCTTTGGAAATAAATGTCTTACCGCTTACCGGTTGAATTGACGAATACAAGGACCGAGTGCAATTGTATAAGGAATTTCACTGATCGAAAGATACGAATTATTTCAGAACCTCTGTGCGTCAACTTACATCCTGCTCATTCCGGATGTCCTGAACCCGATAATTACGATGTACAAAACCAAAAACCTTTCTCTACACTTGCCGCAAGCTTGGTCGAATATGTGCTCATATACAAACGTGAGTTTGATCAGCTCATTCTGGTTGAGTTTGTAAAATTAGGGGGGGAAACAGAAGAAACAACTCATTGAAGTATATAATCCAGCAGGAAACAATGAGCTCTTCTGACATTAGAACTTCatcactttgcacatcatttgaAATTGCGCCTCCTCGCGATAAAACCTAATTATAGAATTAATGAAACTCATTTATACAACGATGTATACTGTGAAGTAAAGTGGATCCAAAAGATCACACATGAACAACAGGTAGCTAAACtaaagaatgaacaaacagAAAAGATACAATAGCCATCTGGAAGTTAGAACATGAATACGCCAGGGCAATCTATTGGATCACATGGTGAGGACGATCTGCGACTCCATACTATGTAAATCCAATAACTCCTATTACTACCGAAAGATGTTCAGTTTTCCAGTTTTTCTCCATGAATATTCAAACTCTGGCCCATTCTCAGTACCATGCAGAAGCAGAAACCAGGAATCTGTCTTTCCAGCCCAGAAGCATCCCACCATCCTTCTCTACCAACGTATAATTCTCGGAGTAGTACCTCAGCAGGTTccttatgactgaattaacataaCTACTTAGAGGGTATTGCCTAAACCCTGCCATCGTCAATCTAGACTTCCACTTACCAAACAGCTCATGCCGCTCCACCCTTTCCTTCCCCTCACATGCGATGATGTTCACAATGTCCCTTGCCAAACAGTGCTGCTCCACGTTTATCCTCTCCTTCCTGTCTCTGGGCAGGGTCACGTCAATGGACTCAAACATTGCCAAGTAGTAGTCGAGGGTCTCCACAAACCTTGTCAGGAACGGTGTAGTGTTCGTGTTCGACTCCTGCTCGATCAATGTGATCACTTTCGGAGAAAGCGATTTCACCATCCTTAGTAGCCCATCCCTTGGATTGGTGATGTCAACACTCTCGTCTGGCGTGTGGTGTAGCTGGAGTGGGAAGTTCACTGCGAGAGCTTCCCCCGGCCTGACATCAAGCATGTCACGAGTAACATCTGGGGCAAACTCCGGCAAACCGTTGAACTCCACCGGGATCTTAAATTTCTCAGAGATCACCGCCAACCTTCCTGCAACTGCTTCCAATCCGGCCCCACGAGCGTACCTGTTGACCGGGTCATCAATCCCTGTAATCCGCACATAAGGGGGCCCGCTAGGTCTTGCAGCAAGCGCTTGAAGGAGAGTGGTCCACTGGGTGCCCTGAGCAATTTGGAAGTCTATGATGTGTATCCGATCCTCATTTTTGCATGCTTCGGCAATGGCTCCATTCGCCGCCATGTACCCAAACTTCAAGTAGGGGCAGATCTCATACAGAATGTGCATGTAGGAAAGCAAGTCTTTGCCTTCAGGCTCTCTGCATCGAAGGGTATGGTAGATGTTAGAACCCGATTCCTCTTTCCTGGCCACAAGTCCTTCTATCATGTAGGCACCAAGACGCTGTATAGGTTCTCCACTGATGGATACAGCCCTCCTGGCTTTTTCAATCAACTTCTCAAATTTGTGCATATCGTTATCAGAAAGAGATTTCGCGCAGGCAATCAGCAGCTGCTTCAAATCACCTGGAGGAACATCTTGAACCAACAATTCTTCAATGGCTTCTTTATGTTTCTCTGCATGAACGCTTTTACCTGATTGGCTCTGAATGAAAGCAACAGAATCCTCAGGACAACTAAATTGTGAACCACGGGGATTTTGATCCCATACATGTTCCCCAATAGAAGTATCTGTGACACGCACTTCTTGTCCATCATCCATTAAGACGTCCTCTAGCTCCTGTAAAGTATAAGCTGTGTTCTGTGAATGATGCTCATTTTGCAGTGAGGTGGGCCTGCCAGAACATGAAAGTAAGCTGTCTCTACACCCGTCTTGTGACGGGCTTGACCTTTGGAAACCACTGGTGGTCTCAAGTGAAGAGTTGTAAGAAGAGCTAACTCCTGAATAATTGTCTGTAGAACTGTACTGCTCCTGATTATCACTTAACACGGTGAGTGTCTCGCAATCAAAGTTTGTCGAAAAGGGTGAGATAGGAGATTCCCTGATTTCAAACTTCGAATGCCCAAATAACCTGTTGGGAAGAGATGGAACAGTTGGATGAGAAGATGTGAAAGATAAGCCAGCACCTGTCTCACTGTATCTGTATAGTGGGTGTGATTCCATGCTTTAGCAGTACCATAAGCTTTCTTATCAGAAAACTCTCAATTAGCCCGTAATAGATTGCAATAGGACATGCATCCCCTGGGCTTTCCAATAGCTAGTAGAGTTTTAACAGTGGCTCAAGATGAATAAATATAACCCCCTGCAATTACATGAAGAAGCTAGTTAAGTCTCATGGTCATTGAGATGTACAGAGGCACCACGGATAAAGGATTATGTTCTCGAGTTGCAAAATAAAGAGGATCGAGAACAGAAGATCCAAGCTTCATGAAACGCACATGACAAAAGGAAgaccaaaaaagccaaaaagaataCAACAGATGGGATTTGCCCCCATTGAATCTCATGTATCAACATGCACACACAGATAGCTATCCAAAAATCATGGTAGCATCAGTATCAGACACACCACCCCAACAGAGAATATCGGCATCAGACTTTTTGAGATTGTTATACAGATGAAATGCCACTGTCTTAAGAAATCAAAACT
The window above is part of the Eucalyptus grandis isolate ANBG69807.140 chromosome 6, ASM1654582v1, whole genome shotgun sequence genome. Proteins encoded here:
- the LOC104450197 gene encoding scarecrow-like protein 21; the protein is MESHPLYRYSETGAGLSFTSSHPTVPSLPNRLFGHSKFEIRESPISPFSTNFDCETLTVLSDNQEQYSSTDNYSGVSSSYNSSLETTSGFQRSSPSQDGCRDSLLSCSGRPTSLQNEHHSQNTAYTLQELEDVLMDDGQEVRVTDTSIGEHVWDQNPRGSQFSCPEDSVAFIQSQSGKSVHAEKHKEAIEELLVQDVPPGDLKQLLIACAKSLSDNDMHKFEKLIEKARRAVSISGEPIQRLGAYMIEGLVARKEESGSNIYHTLRCREPEGKDLLSYMHILYEICPYLKFGYMAANGAIAEACKNEDRIHIIDFQIAQGTQWTTLLQALAARPSGPPYVRITGIDDPVNRYARGAGLEAVAGRLAVISEKFKIPVEFNGLPEFAPDVTRDMLDVRPGEALAVNFPLQLHHTPDESVDITNPRDGLLRMVKSLSPKVITLIEQESNTNTTPFLTRFVETLDYYLAMFESIDVTLPRDRKERINVEQHCLARDIVNIIACEGKERVERHELFGKWKSRLTMAGFRQYPLSSYVNSVIRNLLRYYSENYTLVEKDGGMLLGWKDRFLVSASAWY